In Erigeron canadensis isolate Cc75 chromosome 6, C_canadensis_v1, whole genome shotgun sequence, the following are encoded in one genomic region:
- the LOC122602821 gene encoding uncharacterized protein LOC122602821 isoform X2, whose product MATKTKYCTPRIKSFVIPLSNFSLDVNYFPVSFFELLGLMPSMKGMTSEMIASPCLLKLYNEGQIQMLNKSEPQQFSHYTAHFIGDSSNQQTQSCNYVSYVPIGEQAPLQRAEWIKYLGLFANMEVRANEIYDAVKKNYMCLVNSTASKKLKPIVAWMEFNDGAWSFTKEAYKLKYIVDAGGENLDESINKSTYNISSIEELEQLNAILCTVDVVIDGTATPDPMGYNSTLFLQNLDIENQSCLAFLSSQSVWRHDKRLSTDMALDWYDGAVSQPQLVLADLIEVLFPTGNYTTTYFRNLLKDELPVTLGPESCPRDTLTAQEPTIVACG is encoded by the exons ATGGCTACAAAGACCAAGTATTGTACACCAAGGATCAAATCCTTTGTCATTCCATTATCAAACTTTTCTTTGGATGTTAATTATTTCCCAG tttcattctttgag CTTCTAGGACTTATGCCAAGCATGAAAGGCATGACATCCGAAATGATAGCTTCTCCATGTTTGCTTAAATTGTACAATGAAGGACAAATTCAAATGCTCAACAAGAGTGAACCACAACAATTTTCTCATTATACAGCACATTTTATCGGCGATAGCTCTAATCAACAAACTCAATCATGCAATTATGTTAGCTATGTCCCCATCGGCGAGCAAGCTCCTCTCCAA AGGGCAGAGTGGATTAAGTACCTCGGACTTTTTGCCAACATGGAAGTGAGAGCAAATGAAATCTATGATGCC GTGAAAAAGAATTACATGTGCTTGGTGAATTCGACAGCAAGCAAAAAGCTCAAGCCGATAGTGGCTTGGATGGAGTTCAATGAT GGCGCTTGGTCTTTCACAAAAGAAGCATACAAGCTAAAG TATATAGTAGATGCAGGAGGAGAGAACTTGGACGAGTCTATAAACAAATCAACATACAACATATCCTCTATCGAAGAATTAGAACAACTTAATGCTATCTTATGT ACTGTAGATGTAGTAATCGATGGAACAGCAACTCCAGACCCGATGGGCTACAACTCAACTTTGTTTCTGCAAAACCTCGACATAGAGAATCAATCTTGTCTTGCTTTTCTTTCATCTCAAAGCGTTTGGAGACATGATAAACGTCTTTCAACTGATATGGCTCTCG ATTGGTATGATGGAGCAGTGTCCCAACCACAACTAGTCCTGGCGGATCTAATAGAAGTTCTGTTTCCAACGGGGAACTATACAACTACTTACTTCAGAAACCTCCTAAAG GATGAACTTCCGGTAACCCTTGGTCCTGAAAGCTGCCCTCGTGATACTTTAACTGCTCAGGAGCCAACTATAGTAGCATGCGGATAA
- the LOC122602821 gene encoding uncharacterized protein LOC122602821 isoform X1 yields MYIMLPYMAVLASALGCLLLLGNGGMVEGASVKVPANISRVEDAAYYHIYYGSTFKVIKNDLDGKSYLLIQDNSKMATKTKYCTPRIKSFVIPLSNFSLDVNYFPVSFFELLGLMPSMKGMTSEMIASPCLLKLYNEGQIQMLNKSEPQQFSHYTAHFIGDSSNQQTQSCNYVSYVPIGEQAPLQRAEWIKYLGLFANMEVRANEIYDAVKKNYMCLVNSTASKKLKPIVAWMEFNDGAWSFTKEAYKLKYIVDAGGENLDESINKSTYNISSIEELEQLNAILCTVDVVIDGTATPDPMGYNSTLFLQNLDIENQSCLAFLSSQSVWRHDKRLSTDMALDWYDGAVSQPQLVLADLIEVLFPTGNYTTTYFRNLLKDELPVTLGPESCPRDTLTAQEPTIVACG; encoded by the exons atgtacataatGTTACCTTATATGGCGGTTTTAGCGTCGGCATTGGGATGCTTGTTGCTTCTTGGTAATGGAGGAATGGTGGAGGGGGCTTCTGTCAAAGTGCCGGCTAACATTTCGAGGGTAGAAGATGCTgcttattatcatatatattatggtAGTACCTTCAAAGTCATTAAAAATGACCTCGACGGCAAGAGCTACCTCCTAATCCAG GATAACTCAAAGATGGCTACAAAGACCAAGTATTGTACACCAAGGATCAAATCCTTTGTCATTCCATTATCAAACTTTTCTTTGGATGTTAATTATTTCCCAG tttcattctttgag CTTCTAGGACTTATGCCAAGCATGAAAGGCATGACATCCGAAATGATAGCTTCTCCATGTTTGCTTAAATTGTACAATGAAGGACAAATTCAAATGCTCAACAAGAGTGAACCACAACAATTTTCTCATTATACAGCACATTTTATCGGCGATAGCTCTAATCAACAAACTCAATCATGCAATTATGTTAGCTATGTCCCCATCGGCGAGCAAGCTCCTCTCCAA AGGGCAGAGTGGATTAAGTACCTCGGACTTTTTGCCAACATGGAAGTGAGAGCAAATGAAATCTATGATGCC GTGAAAAAGAATTACATGTGCTTGGTGAATTCGACAGCAAGCAAAAAGCTCAAGCCGATAGTGGCTTGGATGGAGTTCAATGAT GGCGCTTGGTCTTTCACAAAAGAAGCATACAAGCTAAAG TATATAGTAGATGCAGGAGGAGAGAACTTGGACGAGTCTATAAACAAATCAACATACAACATATCCTCTATCGAAGAATTAGAACAACTTAATGCTATCTTATGT ACTGTAGATGTAGTAATCGATGGAACAGCAACTCCAGACCCGATGGGCTACAACTCAACTTTGTTTCTGCAAAACCTCGACATAGAGAATCAATCTTGTCTTGCTTTTCTTTCATCTCAAAGCGTTTGGAGACATGATAAACGTCTTTCAACTGATATGGCTCTCG ATTGGTATGATGGAGCAGTGTCCCAACCACAACTAGTCCTGGCGGATCTAATAGAAGTTCTGTTTCCAACGGGGAACTATACAACTACTTACTTCAGAAACCTCCTAAAG GATGAACTTCCGGTAACCCTTGGTCCTGAAAGCTGCCCTCGTGATACTTTAACTGCTCAGGAGCCAACTATAGTAGCATGCGGATAA
- the LOC122602820 gene encoding sucrose synthase 7-like, with the protein MASTNMIMKRSESAVDTMPEALRQSRYHMKKCFLKYVDQGKRMMKLHHLMQEMETVIEDKDEKAQLLEGLLGYILCTTQEAAVVPPYVAFAIRPNPGFWEFVKVNSNDLSVDGITVTEYLKFKETIVDEAWANDENALEIDFGAMDFKLPTMSLSSSIGNGVSFTSKFITTKLYAQSGSQQMLVDYLLSLNHEGEKLMINDTLNTISKLQAALIVAHASVSSLPNDTPYQNFELRFKEWGFEKGWGDNAERVKETIRFLLEVLQAPDPVNLEKFFSRVPCIFNVVLFSIHGYFGQANVLGLPDTGGQVVYVLDQVVALEEELLLRIKQQGLSFKPQILVVTRLLPDAKGTKCNQVMEPILNTKHSHIIRVPFRTEKGILRKWVSRFDIYPYLERFTQDASEKITEIMEGKPDLIIGNYTDGNLVASLMANKLGTTLGTIAHALEKTKYEDSDMRWKQLDPKYHFSCQFTADMIAMNSADFIITSTFQEIAGSKDRPGQYESHEAFTLPGLYRLVSGINVFDPKFNIASPGADQTVYFPYTETQKRFTSFRPAIEELLFSKTENDEHIGYLEDKNKPIIFSMARLDTVKNITGLTEWYGENKRLRSLVNLLVVAGFFDPTKSKDREEMAEIKKMHLLIEKYQLNGQIRWIAAQTDRNRNSEIYRFIADSKGAFVQPALYEAFGLTVIEAMNCGLPTFATNQGGPAEIIVDGVSGFQIDPHNGVESSNKIADFFQKCKEDTGYWNIISDGGLSRIYECYTWKIYANKVLNMGNIYSFWKQLNKEQKEAKQRYIELFYNLHYKNLVRTVPIATDEAQSAPVSRAKPATQAVARRTQSRLQRLLGS; encoded by the exons ATGGCTTCTACAAACATGATTATGAAACGGTCTGAATCAGCTGTTGATACAATGCCAGAAGCGTTAAGGCAGAGCCGGTATCATATGAAGAAATGCTTTCTAAAATATGTAGACCAGGGAAAGCGAATGATGAAACTCCATCATCTGATGCAAGAAATGGAGACTGTTATTGAAGACAAAGACGAAAAGGCTCAGCTCTTAGAAGGCTTACTAGGCTACATCTTGTGCACAACTCAG GAAGCAGCCGTTGTTCCTCCTTATGTTGCCTTTGCTATAAGGCCGAATCCTGGTTTCTGGGAGTTTGTTAAAGTCAACTCCAATGATTTATCGGTTGATGGGATCACTGTCACCGAATATTTAAAATTCAAGGAAACGATTGTTGATGAGGCATG GGCTAACGATGAAAATGCATTGGAGATTGACTTTGGAGCAATGGACTTCAAATTGCCAACAATGAGCTTATCTTCTTCGATAGGAAATGGCGTTAGTTTCACATCAAAGTTTATTACTACTAAGCTTTATGCTCAATCTGGAAGCCAGCAGATGCTCGTTGATTACTTACTCTCGTTAAATCATGAAGGAGAA AAACTTATGATAAATGACACACTAAACACGATTTCAAAGCTTCAAGCGGCTCTGATAGTAGCTCATGCTTCCGTTTCTTCGTTGCCCAACGACACACCATATCAAAACTTTGAGCTCAG GTTCAAAGAATGGGGTTTCGAGAAGGGATGGGGAGACAATGCAGAAAGAGTGAAGGAAACCATTCGATTTCTGTTGGAGGTTCTCCAAGCACCTGACCCTGTAAACCTGGAAAAGTTTTTTAGCAGAGTTCCATGCATATTCAATGTTGTGTTATTCTCGATACATGGGTATTTTGGTCAAGCTAATGTTCTTGGCTTGCCCGATACTGGTGGGCAAGTTGTTTACGTTTTGGATCAAGTTGTGGCTTTGGAAGAGGAATTGCTCCTTAGAATTAAGCAGCAAGGGCTCAGCTTCAAACCTCAGATTCTTGTG GTGACTAGACTTCTTCCTGATGCCAAGGGGACCAAGTGTAACCAGGTGATGGAACCAATTCTCAACACAAAGCATTCACACATTATTAGAGTCCCTTTTAGGACTGAAAAGGGTATTCTTCGAAAATGGGTGTCTCGGTTTGATATTTATCCATACCTTGAAAGATTCACTCAG GATGCAAGTGAGAAGATCACAGAAATTATGGAAGGGAAACCAGATCTTATCATTGGAAACTATACTGATGGAAATCTAGTAGCATCTCTTATGGCTAACAAACTTGGTACTACATTG GGAACGATTGCACATGCTTTAGAGAAGACCAAGTATGAAGATTCTGACATGAGATGGAAGCAGTTGGACCCAAAATATCACTTTTCTTGTCAATTCACAGCTGATATGATTGCAATGAATTCAGCTGATTTCATCATCACTAGTACTTTCCAAGAAATTGCTGGAAG TAAAGATAGACCTGGGCAGTACGAAAGTCATGAAGCGTTCACACTTCCAGGACTATACAGACTTGTTTCAGGCATCAATGTCTTCGATCCAAAGTTCAATATTGCTTCTCCAGGAGCTGATCAGACTGTCTATTTCCCTTACACCGAGACACAGAAAAGATTCACTTCATTTCGGCCTGCCATTGAAGAATTACTCTTCAGTAAAACTGAAAACGACGAACATAT TGGATACTTAGAAGATAAAAATAAACCGATCATCTTTTCAATGGCAAGGCTCGATACTGTGAAGAACATTACAGGTTTGACTGAGTGGTATGGAGAGAATAAGAGGCTCAGGAGCCTGGTTAATCTTCTTGTTGTGGCGGGTTTctttgatccaacaaaatcaaaagatagagaAGAGATGgcagaaataaaaaaaatgcactTGCTTATAGAGAAATACcaacttaacggtcaaataagATGGATAGCAGCACAAACTGATAGAAACAGGAACAGTGAGATTTACCGATTTATTGCTGATTCAAAGGGTGCGTTCGTACAACCTGCTTTATATGAAGCATTTGGGCTCACAGTTATTGAGGCAATGAACTGTGGCTTGCCAACTTTTGCAACCAATCAAGGTGGTCCAGCTGAGATCATTGTTGACGGGGTTTCTGGATTTCAGATCGATCCCCATAATGGTGTCGAGTCCAGCAACAAGATTGCTGACTTTTTCCAAAAATGCAAAGAGGATACTGGATACTGGAATATAATCTCGGATGGTGGTTTGAGCCGTATATATGaatg CTACACATGGAAGATTTATGCAAATAAAGTGTTGAATATGGGTAACATATACTCATTCTGGAAACAGTTAAACAAGGAACAGAAAGAAGCGAAACAAAGATACATTGAACTGTTCTACAATTTACATTACAAGAACTTG GTTAGAACCGTGCCCATTGCTACTGATGAAGCTCAATCTGCACCAGTTTCAAGGGCAAAGCCTGCAACACAAGCAGTAGCGAG GCGTACGCAATCCAGGTTACAAAG GCTGTTAGGATCTTAA
- the LOC122604611 gene encoding beta-1,3-galactosyltransferase 6-like — protein sequence MVTSYKSMPKMNQKRLVFTMLPLMASAIIVSIFIIFNLCLKTPFINVHNDASTKQFSLLIGILTRADLYDRRHFLRLIYGIQSSPLAQIDIKFVFCNLTKTEQRVLISLEILRFNDIIILNCTENMNNGKTYTYFSSLPHILSQPYDYVMKADDDVFLRLLPLATSLQPLPRLDLYYGFVIPCQSMNPFVSYMSGMGFILSWDLVEWIANSNIPKNDTFGPEDKLVGRWLDVGRKARNRFSNKPAMYDYPGTNGRCSHELIPETIAVHRLKRWEHWLAVIRYFNVTKELKLSRLYHGLDF from the coding sequence ATGGTGACTTCATACAAATCCATGCCTAAAATGAACCAGAAACGGCTCGTTTTCACTATGTTACCTTTAATGGCTTCAGCTATCATCGTGTCGATCTTCATTATCTTCAACCTATGTCTAAAAACCCCGTTTATAAATGTCCATAATGATGCATCAACAAAGCAATTTAGCCTCCTTATAGGAATCCTAACTAGAGCAGATCTTTATGATCGTCGCCATTTCCTTCGCCTCATTTATGGAATCCAATCTTCTCCCTTAGcccaaatagatatcaagtttGTGTTCTGTAACCTCACGAAAACAGAACAAAGAGTTCTAATATCCCTAGAGATCCTCAGATTCAATGATATTATAATTCTCAATTGTACCGAAAACATGAACAATGGGAAAACTTATACATACTTTTCTTCACTTCCTCACATTCTATCTCAACCTTATGATTATGTCATGAAGGCAGATGATGATGTCTTTTTGCGGCTTTTGCCACTGGCAACATCACTGCAGCCACTTCCAAGATTGGATTTGTATTATGGATTTGTGATTCCTTGTCAAAGTATGAATCCTTTTGTGTCTTATATGTCAGGAATGGGGTTTATATTGTCGTGGGACTTGGTTGAATGGATTGCAAACTCGAATATTCCTAAAAACGATACTTTTGGCCCTGAGGATAAACTGGTTGGAAGATGGTTGGATGTAGGAAGGAAAGCAAGAAATAGGTTTTCTAATAAGCCTGCTATGTATGATTATCCAGGCACGAACGGAAGATGCTCACATGAGCTTATTCCTGAAACAATAGCAGTTCACAGGCTCAAAAGATGGGAGCATTGGCTTGCAGTGATTCGGTATTTTAACGTGACCAAGGAACTTAAGTTGTCCAGACTTTACCATGGTTTGGACTTTTGA